The sequence below is a genomic window from Bacillota bacterium.
AGCGCTCCACATCGACATAAGCACTCCGAACCTCTTCATGCAGGAAGCATTCCACGAGTTCGATGTGGCATGGAGATCGGACTTCGTTTGCGGATGGAACCCTGTGGAAAACGGGACTTTCAAGATCCCAACCGGGCCAGGCCTTGGAATTGGGCTGGACGAGGATGCGATCCGGGCTCACCCCCCCGTCCCGAACTGCTTTCCGTCCCTGTGGGACGCGGAGTGGATCGCGAAATTCGACCAAAACCCGAGAGGCCCTAGGGCTTGAGTTCTATCGCGGAGGTGAACGGCATGGGCAGGCTCTTCGATGGCTTCTTTCGGATGGTGAAGGCTGCGAACAAAGCTGCTCTCGTCCTGATCTACTCTGTCATAATCGTCGTGTGCTTCTTGGCGGTGGTTTTCCGGTACGTGCTCAACAACTCACTCACGTGGGCGGAAGAATTGGCGAGATACCTCTTCGTTGCACTGACCTTCCTCGGGGCGGCGTACGTAGTGCCAAGGAACGGGCATGTGAGTATGGACGCAATCTACCTGAGCCTGCCCGAG
It includes:
- a CDS encoding TRAP transporter small permease; translation: MSSIAEVNGMGRLFDGFFRMVKAANKAALVLIYSVIIVVCFLAVVFRYVLNNSLTWAEELARYLFVALTFLGAAYVVPRNGHVSMDAIYLSLPEKARKVIDGIVAVCTVVFLVYVLRAMNQSMAIIARQRWSSLPLPMRIAYAPMTIGAALSLAYLFEMFVNKIRKQGRLDPSYRRVRDCQRG